The proteins below come from a single Xiphophorus couchianus chromosome 20, X_couchianus-1.0, whole genome shotgun sequence genomic window:
- the LOC114135448 gene encoding RNA-binding protein 38-like has protein sequence MLLHQYMNGSLEVMPPTPVQKDTTFTKIFVGGLPYHTTDASLRKYFEAFGDIDEAVVITDRQTGKSRGYGFVTMTDRGAAERACKDPNPIIDGRKANVNLAYLGAKPRSLQTGISIGVQPIHPALIQRQYGLAQPYIYPQAFVQPSLLLPTQVSAASVGTSPYLDYSSAYAQYAHAAFDQQYPYAASPAGFLGYGYTTSPTASAGPSAAATTATATVHPTLPSATAQAPTFLHYAPQQHIQPERMQ, from the exons ATGCTCCTGCATCAGTACATGAACGGATCCCTGGAAGTCATGCCTCCCACGCCGGTCCAGAAAGACACCACGTTCACTAAAATCTTCGTCGGCGGGCTGCCGTACCACACGACTGACGCCTCGCTCCGAAAATACTTCGAGGCTTTCGGGGACATCGACGAGGCCGTTGTGATAACTGACAGGCAGACCGGTAAATCCAGGGGCTACGGCTTT GTGACGATGACTGAccgaggagctgcagagagagcCTGCAAGGATCCCAACCCCATCATAGACGGTAGAAAGGCCAACGTCAACCTGGCGTACCTGGGCGCCAAGCCCCGCAGCCTGCAGACAG GCATATCCATCGGAGTGCAGCCCATCCACCCGGCACTCATCCAGAGGCAGTATGG GTTGGCCCAGCCGTACATCTACCCCCAAGCGTTCGTGCAGCCCAGCCTGCTGCTGCCCACTCAGGTGTCGGCTGCCTCGGTCGGCACCAGCCCCTACCTGGACTACAGCTCAGCCTACGCCCAGTACGCCCACGCCGCCTTCGACCAGCAGTACCCTTACGCCGCTTCTCCGGCCGGCTTCCTGGGCTACGGTTACACCACCAGCCCCACAGCGTCCGCCGGCCCGTCCGCCGCCGCCACCACGGCAACAGCCACCGTGCACCCCACCTTGCCCTCCGCCACCGCCCAGGCCCCGACCTTCCTGCACTACGCCCCTCAGCAGCACATCCAGCCAGAGAGGATGCAGTGA
- the tada3l gene encoding transcriptional adapter 3, translating to MSELKDCPPLKYYDFKPVEHVKLCPRYTAVLGRSEDDGIGIEELDTLQLELETLLSSASRRLRALEEQRQILTDWQDKKGDKRFLKPSKDPDPAAPVRHKPKKQKLDCKGGHGPGPGPGRPKSKNLQPKVQEYEFTDDPQDIPRTPKNDAPNRFWASVEPYCADITNEETRLLEELLKPPEDEAEYFKIPALGKHYSQRWAQEDLLEEQREGARANDKKKSIMGGPLSELDAKDVDSLLKKSESQHESPEDGCPFGPLTQRLLQALVEENIISPMEDSPIPDMSGKDANDGAGTSPRSQGKAFSVPHTRSLEARIKEELIAQGLLDSEERPGQGGDLEDEVLAELQKRQAELKALIAHNRARKQELLRLAKEEMRKQELRQRVRVADNEVMEGFRRIMAARQKKRTPTKKEKDQAWKALKERESILKLLDG from the exons ATGAGCGAGCTGAAGGACTGTCCCCCGCTTAAATACTACGACTTCAAACCCGTGGAGCATGTGAAGCTGTGCCCCCGCTACACTGCGGTGTTGGGCCGCTCAGAGGACGATGGCATCGGCATTGAGGAGCTGGACACCCTGCAGCTGGAGCTGGAGACCCTGCTGTCCTCGGCCAGCCGCCGCCTGCGGGCCCTGGAGGAGCAGAGACAG ATCCTCACAGACTGGCAGGACAAAAAGGGAGACAAGCGTTTTCTGAAGCCGAGCAAGGACCCAGATCCTGCAGCCCCAGTCCGCCACAAGCCCAAGAAGCAAAAACTGGACTGCAAGGGAGGGCACGGGCCGGGCCCAGGACCCGGCAGACCCAAATCCAAAAACCTGCAACCGAAAGTTCAAGAATATGAATTTACAGATGATCCGCAAGATATCCCCCGCACTCCGAAAAACGACGCTCCCAACAG gttCTGGGCTTCAGTTGAGCCGTATTGTGCGGATATAACCAATGAAGAGACCAGACTGCTGGAGGAGCTTCTGAAACCTCCAGAGGACGAGGCCGAGTATTTCAAA ATTCCTGCGTTGGGGAAACACTATTCCCAGCGGTGGGCTCAAGAAGACCTGCTGGAGGAGCAGAGGGAAGGGGCACGAGCCAACGACAAGAAGAAGAGCATCATGGGAGGGCCGCTGTCAGAACTGGATGCTAAAG ATGTAGACTCACTGCTGAAGAAATCCGAATCTCAGCACGAATCACCAGAAGACGGTTGTCCCTTTGGTCCGCTCACTCAGCGTCTGCTTCAGGCCCTTGTAGAG GAGAACATTATATCCCCCATGGAGGATTCTCCAATACCGGACATGTCAGGAAAGGACGCTAATGATGGAGCTGGGACTTCCCCTCGAAGTCAGGGAAAAGCTTTCAG TGTTCCTCACACACGTTCCCTGGAGGCGCGGATCAAGGAGGAGCTGATAGCTCAAGGGCTTCTGGACTCGGAGGAGCGACCCGGACAAGGAGGAGACTTGGAGGACGAGGTCCTCGCCGAGCTGCAGAAGAGACAAGCAGAACTCAAAGCCCTAATTGCCCACAACAGAGCCAGGAAGCAGGAGCTGCTCCG GTTGGCAAAAGAAGAGATGCGCAAGCAGGAGCTGAGGCAGAGAGTGAGGGTGGCCGATAACGAGGTGATGGAGGGTTTCCGGCGCATCATGGCCGCCAGGCAGAAGAAACGCACACCGACCAAGAAGGAGAAGGATCAGGCCTGGAAAGCTCTGAAGGAGAGAGAAAGCATTCTCAAGCTATTAGATGGATAA